Below is a genomic region from Halobacterium sp. CBA1132.
CGTATAAGCGCGAGCGAGAGACGCTAGAAACAGCCAGAAGACATTTTCCGGTGAAGGAAAGCTAGTGGTAATACCCCTACCCACTGGTGCCAGCGTTCAGTACCGTCGCACCCGCGACGCGAACGACGTCGGTACCGAAATCGAGGATTACCAAACCATGACAAACAACACAGACAAGCTCCGCGCGGTCTTCCTGACTGCGCTGATGATCGGCAGCGTCTTCGCAGCCGGCATCGCGTTCACAGGCAGCGCCGCTGCGGGCACAAACGTCGACATCGGTCCTGGCACGAACGAGTCAGGCGCAACGGGTGTCACGTATACCGCAACAGGGACGACCGAGAACAGTAGTGACATGCAGTATCTCACCTTCTATCTGGAAGGTGTGAATCTCAGCAACGTCCAGAGCGAGGACGTCACGCTCACTACTGCCGATGGAGAGTACAGCAGCCAGATTACCGTCTCGAACGACGACGAGAACAACCTCTCGATTCAGCTCGCTGACTCCGAGGGCGTCCAAACTGACGAGAACGTGACGCTGGAAGTCACGGGGCTCACGAATCCGACCGCGGGAACGTACGACGCATCCCTCGCTCTTGAGACCACTAGTGAGGGAAGTTCGTTCGACACGTTCAACGATACGTTCAGTATCAATCCGTCCGCCACCATCAACTCGGATAGAGTGTTCAACGACCGCGACGAACTCTCCGGATCGCTGGTCTTTCAGGGACAGACGTTTGCACTCGATGTGTCGAATGCGAATCTCAGTAGTGGCGATAATGTCGTGTTGCGGCGCGTAACTGGATCAGATAGTTCGACGCCAGTTGCCAGTCAGCAGGTCGACGACGACCTCTACGTCCAGTTCGACACGTCTAATCGTCAGACCTCAGATTACTTCCTTAGTGGAGGGGATCTCACCCGAAGTAACAGCCAGTTCGAGCTCGTCGAGCAGACGATTACCGCCGAGTTCGCAGAAGACACCGTCGACAACGGTGGCGAGACCGAGGTCAACTTCAGCGTCTCCTCGGAACTCCGCGCTGCTGACGAGTACAACGCGACCGTTACTGTCGAAGGCTTCAGCGCCGCCGACTTCGAACAGGTCTTCCCCACTATCAGCGAGAGCGACGTTGAGGAGGACGACGACGGTAACAACTACATCACGGTTGAGGACATCGACGCGGGCAGCCCGCACGTCCTCAACTTCAACGACATCGACGCAGGCAACTACACCTTCGACGTTGAGGTGACGGACACGACGGCCTCCGACACTGCCAACATCACCGTCAACGAAGTCGGTGAAGGCAGCGTCTCCTTCGCACAGAACACGTACATCGAACAACAGGGCGACGTCTTCAACATCACCATCGACCTGAGCGAGGCCGCCCAGTCCGGCACGCTCGTCATCGGTGACGAAGAAGACATCGGCTACCAAGCCAACGTCTCCTTCGAGGATACCAACGACGACGGCCAGGTTAGTGTCCTCTTCAACAGCTACGAAGCCGGTAACTACAACGGTGGCAGCGGTGCAGAAGTTGTCGAAGCCGCCGCAAACGAGGACACTCAGGACACCGTCTCCATGCTCGGCGAGACGGGCGGCATCGAGAGCATTCTCGAGCCTGGCGACTACGAGCTCGCAGTCAGCACCGACAGCAGTAGTGACCGCGCACAGGCTACGCTCGATAACCCGAGCGCCCTCTCCGTCGCCGTCATCGAAGAGCGCTCGACGACCGGCGTCAACCTCTGGGTCGCCTCCGACAACACCGTTAGCGACATCGACTCCGCCGAGGACATCGCTGCCGGTGCCGGTACGAACATCACCGAGAGCGACACCGTCGCCTCCGGTGACACCATCATCCACCAGTTCGAGGCCTCCGGCCTTACCGGCCTCCTCGACACGCAGGACGCCGACACGACCGCTGCGTTCAAGGCACTCCTCGACAACGAGAACGTGACGGTCACGGTCAACCAGACCGAGGAGTCCACCCAAGCGAACCGCGAGCCGAAGACGCTCAACAACACGGAAGTTGCTAACGCCGTTACCGGTGTCTACCAGGACGGTGACACCTACTACGTCGTTACCAACACCAACGACCTCAACGACGAGGCCGACCGTAACTTCGCCGCGGAGGACGTGCTCAACGTCACCTTCACGGTCGAGGACCACCGCCTCCTCGACAGCACTAACAGCGAAGACTACCAGCACGTCTCTGACGAGATCGAGCTGGTCGAGCGTTCGGCTTCCTTCGACTACGACGGTGACGAAATCACCGTCGAAGCCGCATCCGGCCAGGTCATCTCCGGTGACACGACGATCGCGCCCGGTAGCGAGTTCACGCTGCGCGTCCGTTCGACCGGCGACACGCAGCCGCGCTTCACCATGGGCCCCACCGTCACGGTCGCCGCTGATGGTACCTTCAGTCACGAGTTCGACTTCAGCGAGCGCTCGGTGAACGACACGTTCACCGCCTCGCTCTCCGGCGGTAACTTCGCCGAATCCGTCAGCGCTGACGGTGTTGTCGTCGAAGCCACCGCAACCGCCACGGCAACCGCCACCTCGACGGGCACCGCCACCGCTACGGCCACCGAGACCGCTACGGCAACGGAAACCGCCACGGCCACGGAAACCGCTACGGCCACGGAAACGTCTGAAGACGAGTCCGGCGGCGGCATCCCCGGCTTCGGCATGGGCATCGCGCTCATCGCCGTCCTCGGTGCTGCCCTGCTGGCTCTCCGCCAGAACTAACCACCACGACTGACCGCCCGTAAGGCGGTCACACTACGCGGTACCCCAACCCGCCTTTCTTTCACGACGCCACAACCCGACAGTGGAAACACTGCGCTCGACAATTCGGGCGCGTATCGACTATACTACTGTCTTAATATCTTGGTATTTGTTATCAAAGGGGTGTTTCGGAAAACCACCGAGTTACGCCCCAAACACCCCGATACCGTGTGAACCGCACACACAATTTCGCAGCAGAAGGGGGTGCATATAACAGAAAGTATTTACGGCCAACGAGGTACATATTGGAACACCCCTACCCACTGGTGCCAGCGTCCAGTACCGTCGCACCCGCGACGCGAACGACCTCGGTGCCGAACTGCAATCCAAAGCAAACCATGACAGAAAACACAAACAAGCTTCGCGCGGTCTTCCTGACTGCGCTGATGATCGGCAGCGTCTTCGCGGCCGGCATCGCGTTCACAGGAAGTGCTGCGGCGGACCTCAACACCACCAACGTAGAGGTTGGTGACAACACTACTGACGCTACTACCTACCACAACGTCAGTGGTAACCTTGCAAATCCGTCGGACAGTAGCATAGACAACATCACTGTGGACTATAGTGTCGGCGCTGAGGCGTCAGACGTCTCGAACGTCGGCCCCGGGAATGTCAACAGCGTTGTTGTTAATGGCACTACGGTAACTGTCGGCAGCGTTGATGGTAGCAACAACGGTGAAACCGCTACCTTCCAGTTCGACAGTAGCGTTAATGTGTCTGGTGGAGACGCCTTCCACCTGAACTACTCCAACGTTCAGAATCCCAGCAACGCCGGAGTTTACGACGTTAATGTATCCCTCGAAAACGGGAGTACTGCCGTCGATAGTGGCACACTCAGCTACGAGATTGTGTCCAGCTCCAGCGGCAGTAGTGCCGCTCCCGATGGCGTTGACGAGGTCTTCAACAGCCCGACGAACCTGTCGGAGCAGCTGATCTTCCAGGGTCAGACGATCGCAGTTGACGTCTCCGACTACGCCGATAACCAAACCTCGGTCTACCTCCGTCAGGGAGACGCTGAGGACTCCTCGGCCGTCGCTCAGGACACCGTTGAGGACGGCTGGGTCGTCTTCGACACCAGCAACCGCGAAACCGCCGACTACTTCCTGCGCGGTGGTACCCTGAACGCGAACAACAGCAGCTTCGAGCTCGTCGAGCAGACGATTACCGCCGAGTTCGCAGAAGACACCGTCGACAACGGTGGCGAGACCGAGGTCAACTTCAGTGTCTCCTCGGAACTCCGCGCCGCTGACGAGTATAACGCGACCGTTACTGTCGAAGGCTTCAACGACGCTGACTTCGCGCAGGTCTTCAACGTCAGCGAAGACAACGTCAGCGAGAACGACGACGGCGTTCACTACATCGAGGTTGAGGACATCGACGCGGACAGCCCGCACGTCCTCGACTTCAACGACATCGACGCAGGCAACTACACCTTCGACGTTGAGGTGACGGACACGACGGCCTCCGACACCGCCAACGTCACCGTCAACGAAGTCGGTGAAGGCAGCGTCTCCTTCGCCGAGAACACCTACGTCGAACAGCAGGGCGACGTCTTCAACATCACCGTCGACCTGAGCGAGGCCGCTCAGTCCGGCACGCTCGTCATCGGTGACGAAGAAGACATCGGCTACCAAGCCAACGTCAAGTTCACCGACCAGAACGACGACGGCCAGGTCCACGTCCTCTTCAACAGCTACGAAGCCGGCACCCACGGCTCCGGCGCTGAAGTCGTCGAAGCAGCCGAGAACGACGACACCCAGGACGACGTCTCCCTGATCAACGAAACTGGTGACGTCGAGAGCATCCTCGAGTCTGGTGACTACGAGCTCGCAGTCAGCACCGACACCAGCAGTGACCGTATTTCGGAGACGCTCGATAACCCGAGCGCCCTCTCCGTCGCAGTCATCGAGGAGCGCGCCACCACTGGCGTCAACCTCTGGACCGCCTCCACTAACACCGTCAGCGACCTCGACTCCGCCGAGGACATCGCTGCCGGTGCCGGTACGAACATCACCGAGAGCGACACCGTCGCCTCCGGTGACACCATCATCCACCAGTTCGAGGCCTCCGGCCTTACCGGCCTCCTCGACACGCAGGACGCCGACACGACCGCTGCGTTCAAGGCACTCCTCGACAACGAGAACGTGACGGTCACGGTCAACCAGACCGAGGAGTCCACGCAGGCCAACCGCGAGCCGAAGACGCTC
It encodes:
- a CDS encoding BGTF surface domain-containing protein; protein product: MTNNTDKLRAVFLTALMIGSVFAAGIAFTGSAAAGTNVDIGPGTNESGATGVTYTATGTTENSSDMQYLTFYLEGVNLSNVQSEDVTLTTADGEYSSQITVSNDDENNLSIQLADSEGVQTDENVTLEVTGLTNPTAGTYDASLALETTSEGSSFDTFNDTFSINPSATINSDRVFNDRDELSGSLVFQGQTFALDVSNANLSSGDNVVLRRVTGSDSSTPVASQQVDDDLYVQFDTSNRQTSDYFLSGGDLTRSNSQFELVEQTITAEFAEDTVDNGGETEVNFSVSSELRAADEYNATVTVEGFSAADFEQVFPTISESDVEEDDDGNNYITVEDIDAGSPHVLNFNDIDAGNYTFDVEVTDTTASDTANITVNEVGEGSVSFAQNTYIEQQGDVFNITIDLSEAAQSGTLVIGDEEDIGYQANVSFEDTNDDGQVSVLFNSYEAGNYNGGSGAEVVEAAANEDTQDTVSMLGETGGIESILEPGDYELAVSTDSSSDRAQATLDNPSALSVAVIEERSTTGVNLWVASDNTVSDIDSAEDIAAGAGTNITESDTVASGDTIIHQFEASGLTGLLDTQDADTTAAFKALLDNENVTVTVNQTEESTQANREPKTLNNTEVANAVTGVYQDGDTYYVVTNTNDLNDEADRNFAAEDVLNVTFTVEDHRLLDSTNSEDYQHVSDEIELVERSASFDYDGDEITVEAASGQVISGDTTIAPGSEFTLRVRSTGDTQPRFTMGPTVTVAADGTFSHEFDFSERSVNDTFTASLSGGNFAESVSADGVVVEATATATATATSTGTATATATETATATETATATETATATETSEDESGGGIPGFGMGIALIAVLGAALLALRQN
- a CDS encoding BGTF surface domain-containing protein, which codes for MTENTNKLRAVFLTALMIGSVFAAGIAFTGSAAADLNTTNVEVGDNTTDATTYHNVSGNLANPSDSSIDNITVDYSVGAEASDVSNVGPGNVNSVVVNGTTVTVGSVDGSNNGETATFQFDSSVNVSGGDAFHLNYSNVQNPSNAGVYDVNVSLENGSTAVDSGTLSYEIVSSSSGSSAAPDGVDEVFNSPTNLSEQLIFQGQTIAVDVSDYADNQTSVYLRQGDAEDSSAVAQDTVEDGWVVFDTSNRETADYFLRGGTLNANNSSFELVEQTITAEFAEDTVDNGGETEVNFSVSSELRAADEYNATVTVEGFNDADFAQVFNVSEDNVSENDDGVHYIEVEDIDADSPHVLDFNDIDAGNYTFDVEVTDTTASDTANVTVNEVGEGSVSFAENTYVEQQGDVFNITVDLSEAAQSGTLVIGDEEDIGYQANVKFTDQNDDGQVHVLFNSYEAGTHGSGAEVVEAAENDDTQDDVSLINETGDVESILESGDYELAVSTDTSSDRISETLDNPSALSVAVIEERATTGVNLWTASTNTVSDLDSAEDIAAGAGTNITESDTVASGDTIIHQFEASGLTGLLDTQDADTTAAFKALLDNENVTVTVNQTEESTQANREPKTLNNTEVANAVTGVFQDGDTYYVVTNTNDLNDEADRNFADEDVLNVTFTVEDHRLLDSTDSEDYQHVSDEIELVERSASFDYDGDEITVEAASGQVISGETSIAPGSEVTLRVRSTGDTQPRFTMGPTVTVAADGTFSHEFDFSERSVNDTFTASLSGGNFAESVSADGTVVESTMTSTTEAPSTTEAPSTTEAPSTTEAPSTTEAPSTTEAPSTTDDSGSSGSGIPGFGMGIALVAVLGAALLALRQN